From Aegilops tauschii subsp. strangulata cultivar AL8/78 chromosome 5, Aet v6.0, whole genome shotgun sequence:
AAAACTTCCCTTGAAAAACAGATTCAGATCATCACAATCAGCTTAAGAATTTCACTTGAACACCAAGTGGACTGGCTACAAACAAATCAAAACTCCCCGCAAAAGGGAAAGCAAACAAGATCCTATACACGGCATACAGACTACGAAGACTGCAATCCCAGAGCATTACATCCGCCAAGAACAGAGGATGAGAAGAGGAGCCACACTCAGGAAGAAACGCCTTGGATCGAATCGAATTCCTCGTCTCATTTTGGGAGCGTGCTGTAGCCGTAGGTGCTCCCCATGAATGACGAgacggcggcgtcggcgtcgaagGCGTCCCTCTCGTCCAGGTAGAAGTTCATGCGGAAGGCGGCGTGCACGCCGATGAGGGCGGAGGCGAGGACGAGGGAGACGAGCAGGTTGAGGCCGGCGCGGGTGAGCGCGACGGCGAGCACGGTGGCGGCGGAGAGGACGGCGAGCACGACGCGGTCGTCGACGTCGCGGCCGAGGCAGACGAGCGGCCCCGCGTCCCCGCCGCGGCCGAAGTAGAGGGCGAGCCAGGCGACGAAGAGGGCGAGGAAGGCGAGCATGGAGCGCGGGCGGTAGACGAGGCCGAGGAAGACGAGGACGAGCGCCGCGAGCGCGTAGTTGGCGCGGAAGTAGGCGAGGTTGCGGCGCGCCCGGGCGCGCGCCTCGCCGCAGGTCTCCGGGCGGGAGAAGGCCGTGTGGTCCAGCACCTCCCGCCAGGCGCGCGGCCGGCCCACGGCCGCGGCGGCCGCGGCGCTGGCCCCCGCGCGCGAGAAGAAGGCCACCCCCGCCTCCGCCGCGGTCGCCGCCGGCGgggaggcgggggaggaggaggaggagggcgccgCCTCGAAGTCGCCGTTCGcgtcgggccgcggcggcgggggcggggccGGGACGGCGCCGTAGCGCGACCAGGAGGCCGTGGAGGAGGACATGGCGGAGGGAGGAACCCTAGGTGGAGGGGAGGTGGGGATCGGGGGATCGTGCCGTGATTGATTGCTGTTGCTGGGCGTGGGCGTGGGCTGGCTTTGATCGGTCGACGGGTCGAGCGATCGGGTTTTGTCGAGTGGATCTGGCTGGCTGGGGCTGGCTGGCTTGGACGGGGGAGAGAGAGGAGCAGGGGAAGAAAGGGAAAAGTTTGCTTTTGGCCAATTCGCGGGCTAATTTATTAATGGTGTATTGGAGCGACTAGTTGGGACGTCGGCAGATCCGATCGAGCGGCTGATAATGGCCCCTCCTTCGACACACAAACAAACGTCCATGTACTGTCCATGTCACGATTAATATGCAACGAACCGAGTGTCCAGATCAGACTTGACCCGCCGTTAATTTCCGGCGTATTAGCGTGGAACGTGTACAGTGTTACTATTCACAACGTTCTGGCCGAGCATTCATGTCTAAGAATTTTCCAAAGCTCATTATAGTCCGCTCCGTTcgcaaagaaaaaaaaaatccGCTCCATtcgagaaaaaaaataaaaaaatccgCTCTTTTAGCAAAAAAAAATTTTGTCCGCTCACTCATACACAAACGCAAAACATTCAAAGTTTACAATATCCTGGATGCAACCATGAAAGAAAAGGCCTATAAAAAGACACTGAAAGAAAAGGAGAGACGACGCATGTCCACGAACATTTGCAAGAAAACTCCAATGCAACTGATTTCTACAACCGTCATCCTCACCACTTGTCGTCTTTAGAGGCCAtgagagcaactccaacgcgcaGACTCATTTCGTCCGCGCGTGTCCGTTTGGATCGTCGCGGACAGAAAaggcggcccaacgcgccgacccaaacaaacgtgcatccgCTTTTCGTTCGCCTGCCGACCCATTCCTGGTCCAAATTTGAGCCTCATTTGCGTCGGCACGGACATGAAGCGGACGCGCGCGACGCTCACCAACTCCTCCCTCTTCCACCTCCGTCGACAGCAAATCCGCGCCCAGCCCACCCCATCGCCGTCGTCACCCAGTTCATGTGCCCCCTGCCAGCAGTCCGTGCCCACACACCTCCCAcgtcgccgccaccaccgcctcgTCACCGGGCAACTGCAACTCCCCCCCCCACCACGACGTCGCCGCGAGCGTGAagccccccctccccccacccgtGCCCACGGCCAGCTCCTTCGTCTGACACCGCACGCTCATGGGACGCCGCCAGACCAGCTACCTGGTCCAGGGGAGGCACGCGTTTCTTCGCCAGCCAGCTTCTTCGATGAGGCCCACAAGATGTTCGACGGTTTGCCCCCAAGGTACAAATGGACTCCGCCGACGAGTTCTTTTTCCACAATTTCCTCTGTGACTCCGATGATGAGGAGATGGTGGCTGCCATGTTGGTCGTCCATGACCTCCTTAATAGGCAGCGGTCGTTGTTCCGGGGCTCAATCCCGGGGCACACTCCGGCGTTGAATCGCAACCGAGAGAGCGGCCATTTTCTTCTTTGGAAGGACTACTTGAGACACCCAATCCGCTCTCCAAACATCACCAATTCCGAGGCCGTTTCCGCATGGCTAGGCATGCTTTCTATCGTATTCGGGAGGGGTTGTCGGATACGATAAGTATTTCGAGTGCAAGGAGGATGCCCTTGAAAAGATTGGCttctcctcttatcagaaatgcaccGCAGCTATTCGGATGCTTGCATACAGAGTTCCCGGTGATCTCATTGATGAGTGCGTCTATAT
This genomic window contains:
- the LOC109741616 gene encoding PRA1 family protein E — protein: MSSSTASWSRYGAVPAPPPPPRPDANGDFEAAPSSSSSPASPPAATAAEAGVAFFSRAGASAAAAAAVGRPRAWREVLDHTAFSRPETCGEARARARRNLAYFRANYALAALVLVFLGLVYRPRSMLAFLALFVAWLALYFGRGGDAGPLVCLGRDVDDRVVLAVLSAATVLAVALTRAGLNLLVSLVLASALIGVHAAFRMNFYLDERDAFDADAAVSSFMGSTYGYSTLPK